The proteins below are encoded in one region of Oryzias melastigma strain HK-1 linkage group LG7, ASM292280v2, whole genome shotgun sequence:
- the gp9 gene encoding glycoprotein IX (platelet) — protein MLFLSLSLAVYLLLTSSNAHISGRPCICSAPVPAGLSVNCSSLNLTFVPHLPSNTTELHMQDNQLTSVDPGLFDPLVSLRQLSLSGNPFHCDCRIQYLRNWLLKNRHVISEVPTCSTPSSVSHKAITELSDQYFSSCATPSCAYATDALMVGMLLCLLLLFLWSLTLARRSTFTLSIDERHSGFQSDSLRSLRPKHRRRLHTGNGGDSEFFSCSEDLERPLLNMELLPQVLDALQTKHNIKIKAT, from the coding sequence ATGCTGTTTCTGAGCTTAAGCCTGGCTGTTTACCTCCTCCTGACTTCCTCAAATGCTCACATCAGTGGTCGGCCTTGCATCTGTTCTGCACCGGTTCCTGCCGGGCTCAGTGTGAACTGCAGCTCTTTGAACCTCACCTTTGTTCCTCATCTACCTTCAAACACCACGGAGCTCCACATGCAGGACAACCAGCTCACCTCTGTGGATCCAGGCCTCTTTGACCCACTTGTTTCCCTCAGACAGCTTTCCCTGTCTGGAAACCCCTTCCACTGTGACTGCCGGATCCAGTACCTGAGGAACTGGCTTCTGAAGAACAGACACGTCATTTCAGAGGTGCCAACCTGCTCCACTCCGAGCTCTGTTTCTCACAAAGCCATCACGGAGCTGTCGGATCAGTACTTTTCCTCCTGCGCCACACCAAGCTGTGCTTATGCAACCGACGCTTTGATGGTGGGGATGCtgctctgcctcctcctcctgtttctGTGGAGCCTGACGCTGGCCAGAAGGTCCACCTTCACTCTGTCCATAGACGAGAGGCATTCCGGCTTCCAGAGCGACTCTCTGCGCTCCCTGAGGCCCAAACACAGACGGAGGCTGCACACAGGAAATGGTGGGGACTCAGAGTTCTTCTCCTGCTCGGAGGACTTGGAAAGGCCGCTCCTTAACATGGAGCTACTGCCGCAGGTGCTGGATGCGTTGCAAACAAAGCACAATATCAAGATTAAAGCTACCTGA